Part of the bacterium genome is shown below.
TTGCCGTTCAAAAAACAAAGGATGGTAATGTCTGTTAACTTAAAGAAATCAAATCTCGCAAAGAACCAGGCCAAGAAACTACAAAGCAAGAAATCGGCATTGCCGTTTACGGCCGAGAATTATTATTTGTTTTTTGCCGGCTTGGCAACCATAATTGTCGGATACATTTGTATGGCCAGCGGGCCGGTCTACGGATTTTTGTCATTAACGGTATCCCCTCTTATCCTTTGTATCGGCTATTTAGTTCTTATTCCCCTGGCCTTGATATACAGAAAGAAACCGCAGGATCATATCCAAAATTAATCAGAAGGGCGAACTATGAAAAAGATGCTGTATTCTATAGCTTATTTTGTTTCAGTTCTTGTTGTCATGAGCTGCGGAAAAGAAGTCAAGACGGAA
Proteins encoded:
- a CDS encoding DUF3098 domain-containing protein gives rise to the protein MSVNLKKSNLAKNQAKKLQSKKSALPFTAENYYLFFAGLATIIVGYICMASGPVYGFLSLTVSPLILCIGYLVLIPLALIYRKKPQDHIQN